CTACGCCAAGCGGGGGGACAGGGACGAGCGCGCCATGCGCATGGCGGATTTCTGGCTGACCGTAAGTACCCCCGGCCCCACATCCGTCCCGGCCCGCCGCGGAGCCGGGGCTGAGCGTGCCGCCCCCTGAGCAGGAGAAGGACCTCATCCACAAGCTGTTCAAGGTGCTGGCGCCCCGCTTCCAGACGCACCCCGGCAGCTACACGCGGCTGCTGCAGATCCCCAACCGGGACGGGCTGGACCGCGCGAAGATGGCGGTGATCGAGCTGAAGGGGAACCCGCTGCCGCCGCTCGTCCGCCCGCGCCGCGACTCCGACAGGACGCTGCTGAACCAGCTGCTCAAGGGGTGCCGGCAGGACGCGCGGCCCCGGGGCACCCCCGTCTAGCGGCGGGCCTGGAGAAGCGAAGGCGtggcaggagggatggagggtGATGGAAGTTGCCGTGGCCAGGCGTGAGTTCGCTGGCTGCTTCCAGTGCTTTGAATAGAGACTCAGCAGAAGGAAGCCAAGCTAGGAGCCGTGATGATTGATACTTTCTGTGTAAATAAACTTTGTTCAGAAAGTCAGTTTGCTTGTATTTGAGTTGTGTTCAGAGAATCATTTAGGTCAGAAATGACCTTTGAAGTTATCAAGTCCAGCCTATGATCAAACACCACTGTGTGAACCAGACTATGGCGCTAAGTGCCATATCCAGTCTTAATTTTAACAATCTCCACATCCTGGAGTTTGTGTTTATTAAATGTATAAATGTATAAACACATTTGTGTTTATTCACCCTTTCTGCAAAGAAATTCTTCTTCATGTCCTATTTAAACCTCCCCTGATCAGCATAATTCATGTGCTTGTAAGTTAATTGCTTATTCCAGAAAACTGGATTTGCTAACTGTGTTCTAGGAGCCACTGTTCAGCATTTCAGGGTAGGAAGTTTGGTGAGATATAAGATACTTAAGCTGTTTAAAAAGCACTGAGTGTAAACAGTATAGTAACACTGAGCTAAGTACTGTAAAGAGACAACAAAAGAATTGTGTCTTATAAGGTGCAAACAGGCATGAGTCATAGTAATCTAGCAAGAGCTTGACAGACACCACAggttcagaggcagcaggagtgCTAGACATCTCTTCTACTGGAACAAAAATGGGAAGTAGCAGAACATTTTCAGAGTGGTGTAACTACTGAGCAGTAAAAATCTTGATTTGCTAGCTTTGTCTTTAATTTTAGGCACAGCTAGTACTTGAAAGTCCTAGCTGTAACttggaagtgaaaaaaaaaaacccaaaacaaaacaaaaccaacccaaataTAAAATCACAGGATAGAATACCTAGTTGGAAAGGACTTCAAGAACACTTGGCCCAACTCTTCGTGGCAATACACAATGGAACTAGTGTGGCTTCCTAAACTTTGTTGCATTTCTTCCTCCCAGGTTTCACAAACTTAAGAGATTTAAACAAGTGGCCCTGTGTAGCAAGCTAATTGTATGGAAAGACAAAGAACCCCCATGATATATTCTCTCTTCAAGACACTTATTTCACATAGTACTAGTTCTGTTTTAATAAACACCAGT
Above is a window of Lonchura striata isolate bLonStr1 chromosome Z, bLonStr1.mat, whole genome shotgun sequence DNA encoding:
- the MRPL17 gene encoding large ribosomal subunit protein bL17m — encoded protein: MRLSVAAAISHGRVFRRLGLSPRSRLDLLRNLVTALVRYERIETPWARADEMRGYAERLIDYAKRGDRDERAMRMADFWLTEKDLIHKLFKVLAPRFQTHPGSYTRLLQIPNRDGLDRAKMAVIELKGNPLPPLVRPRRDSDRTLLNQLLKGCRQDARPRGTPV